From Chloroflexota bacterium, one genomic window encodes:
- a CDS encoding glycosyltransferase family 39 protein, which produces MRAAALVVIFVAFAIRVYRLDGVGLEGDEAFSIQTAYSSFSSILRLTSTAEPHPPLYYLFLHAWYPLAGTSEFALRFPSLIANVLTVAFLFKVADLFSWRAAGLVGAVLLTLNPYQVWYAQEARMYASVALFGLMAIYFALRTFQQATLRHMGFYAIFMLLGLYSHYYAFFLFLFTNTLLLWGIWRGGWSRRAVVYWLAIQLTIAVLYLPWLAFANKIVSSYAPFKRGTVDLIAIVKQSLTYYSLGLSVPADEGFRLSFGFLVIILIGLWFAGHDGHRYPAWFRRWFVLGYLLLPTTLGLMVSLLRPMFAPRYLMVSAPAFYMVLGLGLVGLYRKASLLGVVSVLLLVLTQGFSLYNHFYNYGYAKTDFREAVTYIERHAQHGDAIILDGWSQTLQFWYYQRLRAKEPIPSYLFPLGEPDGWQLAAQRLDEIMAKHRGIWLLDYDVAAYDPQHLVETHLAINYYQVVSARVGLNRVVYYASAPPTLNFTPLNISYEQEALLKGLSLDATSVRPGDILHLALHWQVGNKTARDYAVSWRLVDQEGRTVWQRDARPASGFFPSNRWAPGEEVVDRYGMPVPSFLPPGQYSLMIVVYDKVSGEASELRRDGQTLPRGPVRLAQIRVLDAPPLTALYDPATTPYQVNFSFEGLNLLGFGLDGENCRPGDTITVKLLWQLTKDSDQDYQMLARLIADNGEAVWQKTEVLGTSWFPTSRWRQGRTLMTYLDVRVPARASTGDYTLLLELKANRLVDKTFSGFPKVKVRARKRDFNIPRIAYSKEARFGSSIELLGYDLKTAPDEPIKGGQTVHLTLYWRALSQMDDSYKVFTHLIGADGQIYGQKDSVPLDGKAPTDGWIPGEVLADTYDIVVRPEAPTGKYELEVGFYQPEQAKRIPLADGSGDSLVVTSLFLSSGSQ; this is translated from the coding sequence ATGCGAGCTGCCGCACTCGTGGTTATATTTGTGGCCTTCGCCATCAGAGTCTACCGCCTGGATGGGGTCGGGCTGGAGGGTGACGAGGCCTTCTCCATTCAAACCGCTTACTCTAGTTTTTCTAGCATCCTGCGCCTGACCTCTACCGCCGAACCCCATCCTCCCCTTTACTACTTGTTCCTGCACGCTTGGTATCCGCTGGCCGGCACCAGCGAATTTGCTCTGAGGTTTCCCTCGCTGATAGCAAATGTTTTGACAGTAGCATTTCTCTTCAAAGTTGCCGATCTCTTCTCATGGCGCGCTGCTGGGCTGGTTGGAGCAGTTCTGCTGACCTTGAATCCTTACCAGGTCTGGTATGCACAAGAGGCGAGAATGTATGCCTCAGTAGCTCTGTTCGGGCTTATGGCCATCTACTTTGCCCTGCGGACCTTTCAACAGGCAACGCTGCGCCATATGGGATTCTATGCCATATTTATGCTGCTGGGCCTGTATTCCCACTACTATGCCTTCTTTTTGTTTCTGTTCACGAACACGCTGCTGTTGTGGGGAATATGGCGTGGGGGGTGGTCACGACGGGCAGTTGTTTACTGGCTTGCCATCCAACTCACCATCGCCGTCCTGTACCTTCCATGGCTCGCCTTTGCCAATAAAATTGTTAGTTCTTACGCCCCCTTTAAAAGGGGCACCGTGGACCTCATAGCCATCGTGAAACAGAGCCTCACCTATTACAGCTTAGGGTTATCAGTCCCCGCGGATGAGGGGTTTCGTTTGTCCTTCGGATTCCTGGTCATCATCCTCATCGGGCTCTGGTTTGCTGGCCATGATGGTCACAGGTATCCAGCCTGGTTTCGGCGCTGGTTCGTGCTCGGCTACCTGCTCCTCCCCACTACCCTGGGTCTCATGGTATCCCTCCTGCGTCCTATGTTTGCGCCCCGCTACCTGATGGTCAGTGCTCCGGCATTCTATATGGTGCTGGGTCTAGGCTTGGTCGGCTTATATCGCAAGGCTTCTCTCCTGGGGGTAGTCTCCGTCCTTCTTCTAGTGTTAACCCAGGGATTCTCCCTGTATAATCACTTCTACAATTACGGGTATGCAAAGACCGACTTTCGCGAAGCGGTAACTTACATCGAAAGGCATGCCCAGCATGGGGACGCCATAATCTTGGATGGCTGGAGCCAGACACTCCAGTTCTGGTATTACCAAAGATTGAGGGCTAAGGAACCTATCCCTAGCTATCTGTTCCCCCTCGGCGAGCCCGATGGATGGCAATTAGCTGCGCAACGGCTGGATGAGATCATGGCAAAACATCGGGGCATCTGGCTCTTGGACTATGATGTCGCTGCCTACGACCCGCAGCATCTGGTCGAAACACACCTGGCAATCAACTACTATCAAGTGGTCTCGGCGAGGGTGGGATTGAATCGTGTTGTCTACTACGCATCGGCTCCGCCAACACTAAATTTCACCCCGCTGAATATTAGCTACGAGCAAGAGGCTCTCCTGAAAGGCCTCAGCCTTGATGCCACTTCGGTGAGGCCTGGAGATATTCTGCACCTGGCCCTGCACTGGCAGGTTGGGAACAAGACGGCGAGGGATTATGCGGTCTCCTGGCGTCTTGTAGATCAAGAGGGCCGCACCGTCTGGCAGCGAGATGCCAGACCTGCCTCAGGCTTCTTTCCCAGTAACAGATGGGCTCCCGGCGAGGAGGTGGTAGATCGCTACGGTATGCCGGTTCCCTCCTTTCTTCCACCAGGCCAGTACTCGCTGATGATAGTTGTTTATGACAAAGTAAGCGGAGAGGCGAGCGAGCTACGGCGGGATGGTCAGACCTTGCCGAGGGGTCCAGTCCGTCTCGCTCAAATAAGAGTGCTGGACGCTCCACCGCTTACCGCGCTTTATGACCCGGCCACCACGCCGTACCAGGTTAACTTTTCTTTCGAGGGGTTGAATCTGTTGGGCTTCGGCCTGGACGGGGAGAACTGTCGTCCAGGAGATACCATCACCGTGAAGCTCCTCTGGCAGCTAACAAAGGATAGCGACCAGGATTACCAGATGCTTGCACGCCTTATCGCTGACAACGGAGAGGCTGTGTGGCAGAAGACGGAGGTATTGGGGACTTCCTGGTTTCCCACCAGCCGGTGGCGGCAAGGCCGAACTTTAATGACTTACCTTGATGTGCGGGTGCCCGCGCGGGCGTCTACAGGGGATTACACCCTGTTGCTGGAGCTGAAAGCCAACAGGCTGGTGGATAAGACCTTCTCCGGCTTCCCCAAGGTGAAAGTAAGAGCACGAAAAAGGGATTTCAACATTCCTCGTATAGCTTACTCTAAGGAGGCCCGTTTTGGTTCATCTATCGAGCTCCTGGGTTATGATTTGAAGACAGCACCAGATGAGCCAATAAAGGGAGGGCAGACAGTTCATTTAACGCTCTACTGGCGGGCTTTGAGCCAGATGGATGATAGCTATAAGGTATTCACACATTTGATAGGAGCAGATGGACAAATCTACGGCCAAAAAGATTCCGTTCCTCTTGATGGGAAAGCGCCCACCGATGGTTGGATTCCGGGTGAAGTTTTAGCTGATACCTACGACATCGTCGTCCGGCCGGAGGCACCGACGGGGAAGTACGAACTGGAAGTGGGCTTCTACCAGCCCGAACAAGCTAAAAGAATACCGCTGGCCGATGGCTCTGGAGATAGTCTGGTTGTGACCAGCCTTTTCCTATCTTCTGGTTCGCAGTAA
- a CDS encoding ATP-binding protein — MRFTKSIKFRLTIWYLVIMSALLPLFGAMAYFMLSHSLYQSLDNSLKLGAAQLENSLGVENGSIGFRNDNQFNFGEQSVELMLLYDNERHLIQSWGRKIESSRIYTLLDQALAGRSSFASQMANDQEIRLYAVPLKDESGIHAAVVVGRSTAEIKDMLERFRYILIIAVLATAALAGGGGLFLANRAFKPVEQITRTAQEIEESDLSRRIEVHSEDELGKLASTPNRMIARLEGAFSRQRQFTADASHELRTPLAIIQAESTLALRKERAEGDYRKSLGLISQEAEYMSAIVGKLLYLTRSDAGKEQMNFEEVRLKELFTDLSADIEVLCQEKGLQFNLGPLENLIVEGDKIKLKQLFLNLLQNAIRYTPSGGSVSASVVGEGKTAVIAIKDTGIGIPKEHLPHIFERFYRVDKARSRAEGGAGLGLSICQHIAQVHGGRIEVESQVGQGTIFSVFLPLFEKN, encoded by the coding sequence ATGAGGTTCACCAAAAGTATCAAATTTCGGCTGACCATCTGGTATCTGGTCATCATGAGCGCCTTACTGCCCCTCTTTGGTGCAATGGCCTATTTCATGCTATCACACAGCCTGTATCAGAGTCTTGATAATTCTCTAAAACTAGGAGCAGCGCAGCTCGAGAATTCCCTAGGGGTAGAGAATGGTAGTATTGGCTTTCGGAACGATAACCAGTTTAATTTTGGCGAGCAATCGGTCGAACTGATGCTGCTTTATGATAACGAACGACATTTGATACAGAGCTGGGGTCGGAAAATAGAGAGCTCGCGGATTTACACGTTGCTAGACCAGGCTCTTGCTGGTCGGAGCTCGTTTGCTAGTCAGATGGCGAATGATCAGGAAATCCGCCTTTATGCCGTTCCTCTCAAGGACGAATCGGGCATTCATGCCGCCGTAGTGGTTGGCCGCTCAACAGCAGAAATAAAGGATATGCTGGAGAGGTTCAGATATATCCTTATTATTGCAGTCCTAGCAACAGCAGCTCTGGCAGGCGGCGGTGGTCTGTTTCTGGCAAACCGTGCCTTTAAGCCTGTAGAGCAGATCACTCGCACGGCGCAGGAGATAGAAGAGAGTGATTTGAGCAGAAGGATAGAGGTGCACAGTGAGGATGAGCTAGGAAAACTGGCTTCAACGCCGAATCGGATGATCGCGCGCCTGGAGGGGGCTTTCAGTCGTCAGCGTCAGTTCACGGCTGATGCTTCTCATGAGTTGCGCACGCCCTTGGCTATCATTCAAGCCGAGTCCACGCTGGCATTACGAAAGGAACGAGCAGAGGGCGATTACCGGAAGTCGCTTGGATTGATTTCTCAGGAGGCGGAATATATGTCGGCCATCGTTGGTAAGCTATTGTATCTGACTCGCAGCGATGCCGGTAAGGAACAAATGAACTTCGAGGAGGTTAGACTTAAGGAACTTTTTACTGACTTGTCTGCAGACATAGAAGTGCTTTGCCAGGAAAAGGGACTTCAGTTCAACCTTGGCCCGCTGGAGAATCTTATTGTAGAGGGCGACAAGATAAAACTGAAGCAATTATTTCTCAATCTTCTGCAAAATGCCATCAGGTACACTCCAAGCGGCGGCAGCGTATCAGCCTCTGTCGTCGGGGAAGGTAAAACAGCGGTGATAGCTATCAAAGACACAGGCATCGGCATCCCAAAAGAGCACCTGCCACATATCTTCGAGCGTTTTTACCGTGTTGATAAGGCTCGTTCACGCGCTGAGGGAGGCGCTGGGCTCGGCCTATCGATCTGTCAGCATATCGCCCAAGTTCATGGTGGCAGGATTGAAGTTGAAAGCCAGGTCGGACAAGGAACCATCTTTTCCGTATTTTTACCTCTCTTCGAGAAGAACTAA
- a CDS encoding response regulator transcription factor has translation MRILVLEDERRLCNIIKRGLLEEGYAVDTAYDGEDGEYLAESTPYDLIILDIMLPKKDGIGVCQELRLKRVNTPILMLTAKDSVEDRVKGLDAGADDYLIKPFAFNELLARIRALLRREGFSKSPRLQVGDLVMDTLSREVWRGQRRIELTSKEYVILEYFMRHPNMVITRTMLEEHAWDYEFDSMSNLIDVYIRRLRRKIDERGQNSLIQTVRGAGYRLREV, from the coding sequence GTGAGAATTCTGGTTCTCGAAGATGAAAGACGACTTTGTAACATCATCAAACGGGGATTGCTGGAAGAAGGATATGCAGTTGACACCGCATACGACGGTGAGGATGGCGAATACCTTGCTGAGAGCACCCCGTATGACCTTATCATTCTTGACATTATGCTACCCAAGAAAGATGGCATCGGGGTCTGCCAGGAGTTGCGGCTGAAGAGGGTAAACACGCCAATCCTGATGCTAACCGCCAAAGATTCCGTGGAGGACAGGGTCAAGGGGCTTGACGCTGGAGCCGACGATTACCTGATCAAACCCTTCGCCTTCAACGAGCTGCTGGCCAGGATACGAGCGCTCTTGCGGCGGGAAGGATTTTCCAAATCACCAAGGCTACAGGTAGGAGATCTGGTCATGGATACACTGAGCAGGGAGGTATGGCGGGGGCAGAGAAGGATCGAGCTGACCAGCAAGGAGTATGTCATACTGGAGTACTTCATGCGCCACCCAAACATGGTGATCACCCGCACGATGCTGGAAGAGCATGCCTGGGATTACGAGTTTGACAGCATGTCTAACCTGATAGACGTCTATATTCGAAGGCTGCGGCGCAAGATTGATGAAAGAGGCCAGAATAGTCTGATTCAGACAGTGCGGGGAGCCGGCTACCGGCTGAGGGAAGTATGA